Proteins encoded in a region of the candidate division WOR-3 bacterium genome:
- a CDS encoding DUF512 domain-containing protein yields MVRVLNSGDSRIPRDARLLTIDKNPLNDIFDYFFYNDSTKKRNLVFTMNGSKKVISLNPGEDINIILEEPRYKKCENDCDYCFIKGLPAGLRKELYFRDDDYRLSFIFGNFLSLTNLTDEDIARIIKMRLSPLYVSVHTTNPILRSRLFKNKRAELIVEQLRKLIEGDIKIHCQVVVIPGLTDGINIEKTVNDLFRLFPGVSSVGIVPVGKTKFLKKFSGVNKKLALKIVKDTNLMHLNFRKKVNRGFVYIADEFFIKAGIPIPERDYYDEFYQYENGIGMVRQLLDEIDSIKCLNKISGKFLFVTGELAYPFINYLKKKLASKKLFIDVLPVKNRFFGDMVTVSGLLTGNDIYNALRLTAKKYDRIILPPNCVNDNGKFLDDFNLNGINYIVSPYSIKELLLWLQ; encoded by the coding sequence ATGGTGCGGGTATTGAACTCCGGTGATTCAAGAATTCCGAGAGATGCACGATTATTAACGATTGATAAAAATCCCCTCAATGATATATTTGATTACTTTTTCTATAATGATTCTACGAAGAAAAGAAATCTCGTATTCACAATGAACGGAAGTAAAAAGGTAATATCTTTAAACCCTGGAGAAGATATAAATATTATCCTTGAAGAACCCCGCTATAAAAAATGTGAGAACGACTGTGATTATTGCTTTATTAAAGGATTGCCTGCAGGTTTGCGAAAAGAATTATATTTCCGCGATGATGACTATCGTCTTTCTTTCATTTTTGGGAATTTCTTGAGTCTTACTAACCTAACCGATGAAGATATAGCACGTATAATAAAGATGAGACTCTCACCCCTGTATGTTTCGGTTCATACTACAAATCCCATTTTACGTTCAAGGTTGTTCAAAAACAAAAGAGCCGAACTTATAGTTGAACAATTAAGAAAACTTATTGAGGGGGATATCAAAATTCATTGTCAGGTTGTTGTGATTCCCGGATTAACAGATGGAATAAATATAGAAAAAACCGTCAATGACCTTTTCAGATTATTCCCGGGTGTATCTTCAGTTGGTATCGTGCCCGTAGGCAAAACAAAATTTTTAAAAAAATTCTCAGGTGTAAATAAAAAACTTGCTTTAAAAATCGTTAAAGATACAAATCTAATGCACTTAAATTTTAGAAAGAAAGTAAACCGGGGATTTGTTTATATCGCGGATGAATTTTTTATTAAGGCAGGAATCCCTATTCCTGAAAGGGATTACTACGACGAATTTTATCAATATGAAAATGGGATAGGTATGGTAAGGCAGTTGCTTGATGAGATTGATTCAATTAAATGTCTGAATAAAATTTCGGGGAAATTTCTCTTTGTTACTGGTGAACTTGCCTACCCTTTTATCAATTATCTAAAGAAAAAATTAGCTAGTAAAAAACTTTTCATTGATGTCCTTCCGGTAAAAAATAGATTCTTTGGTGATATGGTCACAGTCTCCGGGTTGCTTACTGGCAATGATATATATAACGCATTGAGATTGACCGCGAAAAAATATGACCGAATTATCCTTCCACCAAATTGTGTGAATGACAATGGAAAATTTTTAGATGATTTTAACCTTAATGGAATAAATTATATTGTTTCACCATATTCAATAAAGGAATTGCTCTTATGGCTACAGTAG
- a CDS encoding ComF family protein has protein sequence MELKKILNYITGNLNCFIDFILPNFCIICGKEIERYLVCDNCLDLILYPKSPLCPNCGRPINDTKTCRFCRYEKTLDYGRAFALYVSPVDTIIHHLKYRGKTQLANFFGMGMSGVLKNDFYLRDANHLVPVPLFWWKKLRRTYNQAELLSKIISQETTISVLDCLIRIKNTRTQTRLDHKKRQDNVRNAFRLKKEFSVKDKKIIIIDDVMTTGATIKECARVLKDNGAKEVYSLVGAITP, from the coding sequence ATGGAATTAAAAAAAATTTTAAATTATATAACAGGAAATTTAAATTGCTTTATTGATTTTATACTCCCCAATTTCTGTATTATCTGTGGAAAGGAGATTGAACGATATCTGGTATGTGATAATTGCCTTGACCTCATTCTCTATCCAAAATCTCCTTTGTGTCCGAATTGTGGTAGACCAATCAATGATACGAAAACCTGTAGATTCTGCAGATATGAGAAAACCCTTGATTATGGCAGGGCGTTTGCATTATATGTGTCCCCGGTTGATACAATCATACACCATTTAAAATATCGTGGTAAAACACAACTTGCTAATTTTTTTGGTATGGGTATGTCAGGGGTTTTGAAAAACGACTTTTATCTGCGGGATGCAAACCATTTAGTCCCGGTACCACTTTTCTGGTGGAAAAAACTTCGCAGGACTTATAATCAGGCTGAACTGCTTTCAAAAATAATCAGTCAGGAAACTACTATATCTGTTTTAGACTGCTTGATTAGAATCAAAAATACCAGAACCCAGACACGCCTTGATCATAAAAAAAGGCAGGATAATGTCAGGAATGCGTTTAGATTAAAAAAGGAATTTTCAGTTAAAGATAAAAAAATTATAATTATTGATGATGTGATGACTACCGGTGCAACGATTAAAGAATGCGCAAGGGTGTTGAAAGATAATGGGGCAAAAGAAGTTTATTCACTCGTGGGCGCAATAACACCTTAA
- the plsY gene encoding glycerol-3-phosphate 1-O-acyltransferase PlsY, translating into MMNITNILISFLIGMLFGIIPFSYLLGLIKGVDLKKTGSGNIGATNLGRSLGLTFFIIGFLLDALKGFLPVLITRSFNLYPAFAGAGAILGHIFNPIFHFKGGKGVSTTIGVALSIVPQPFLIAIGVWLIIYLSTYIVSIASISMAIILSIATFLIGKSEPSEKILIVIISILVLYAHRSNIKRLINKTESKTILWRKK; encoded by the coding sequence ATGATGAATATAACAAATATTCTGATTTCTTTTCTTATTGGAATGCTATTCGGGATAATACCATTTTCTTATTTGTTGGGACTTATAAAAGGTGTTGATTTGAAGAAAACCGGAAGCGGCAATATCGGCGCAACAAATCTTGGCAGATCTCTTGGTTTAACATTTTTCATCATTGGATTTTTACTTGATGCGTTAAAGGGTTTTTTACCAGTACTCATTACCCGTTCTTTCAATCTCTATCCCGCCTTTGCAGGTGCCGGAGCAATCCTGGGGCATATCTTTAATCCTATTTTTCATTTTAAAGGTGGAAAGGGGGTATCAACAACGATTGGCGTTGCTCTAAGTATTGTGCCCCAACCATTTTTGATAGCAATTGGCGTATGGTTGATTATTTATCTAAGTACCTATATAGTTTCAATCGCCTCAATAAGTATGGCAATAATTCTTTCCATTGCTACATTTTTGATTGGAAAATCAGAACCGAGTGAAAAGATTTTGATTGTAATTATCAGTATACTCGTGCTCTATGCCCATCGTTCAAATATAAAAAGATTAATAAACAAAACAGAATCAAAAACAATCCTGTGGAGGAAGAAATGA
- a CDS encoding M23 family metallopeptidase, whose amino-acid sequence MKKICVKIILSLWFCYSIYANDQQNNVQNDTTKNANLEKEINLDKRLTPTDKIIEFIPNFYPQLAEPTVIRLNIFNPPLQTKEYVPGGNLGEKIDRIDNKITSAHVSKDTLINGIFQSISLDKKIYKQGEIATLNVTAVLPLIKPEIKFLNRNYKLYPAGRNIYRTVLAVPMDVDTGRYFMTLRYEENEEKKSYKIPFKVIPGDFAEEDTAQLDIHVLTQETLEMMKFESGKYFAKAYTKTFDTLLCNGDFIWPCAGSITSMFGIARKYNNGLDKWSHRAIDISNAVGTKILAANTGVVVMAQELEGHGKSIVIAHGQGIHTVYIHLNKISVAEGDTVIKGQEIGEMGKTGMCTGSNLHFQIMVNKTPTDPRCWIPGASKLKKGLYVSPEVANK is encoded by the coding sequence ATGAAGAAGATATGTGTAAAAATTATTTTATCTTTGTGGTTTTGTTATAGTATTTATGCAAATGACCAGCAAAATAATGTGCAGAACGATACTACGAAAAATGCTAATTTAGAAAAAGAAATCAATCTTGATAAAAGATTGACACCTACAGATAAAATTATAGAATTTATTCCAAATTTTTACCCACAACTCGCTGAACCAACGGTAATCCGGCTGAATATATTTAATCCGCCCCTTCAGACAAAAGAATATGTACCGGGCGGTAATCTTGGAGAAAAGATTGATAGAATTGATAACAAAATTACAAGCGCACATGTTTCTAAGGATACACTTATTAATGGTATATTTCAAAGCATATCCTTGGACAAGAAGATTTACAAACAGGGCGAGATTGCAACACTAAATGTTACGGCAGTTTTGCCCTTAATAAAACCAGAAATAAAATTTTTAAACCGAAATTATAAACTCTATCCTGCAGGAAGAAATATTTATCGGACGGTTCTTGCTGTGCCTATGGACGTAGACACAGGAAGATATTTTATGACTCTACGATATGAAGAAAATGAAGAGAAGAAAAGTTATAAAATACCATTTAAAGTTATCCCTGGTGATTTTGCTGAAGAAGACACCGCACAACTTGATATCCATGTCCTTACCCAGGAAACCCTTGAAATGATGAAGTTTGAAAGTGGTAAATATTTTGCTAAGGCATATACTAAAACTTTTGATACCCTTTTATGTAATGGCGATTTTATCTGGCCCTGTGCTGGTTCAATAACATCAATGTTTGGGATTGCCCGTAAATATAATAATGGCCTTGATAAATGGTCGCATCGGGCAATTGATATCTCCAATGCGGTTGGCACAAAAATATTGGCTGCGAATACTGGTGTTGTAGTGATGGCTCAAGAACTTGAGGGACATGGTAAGAGTATTGTGATTGCCCACGGGCAGGGGATTCATACAGTTTATATCCATCTAAATAAAATCAGTGTTGCTGAAGGGGACACGGTCATCAAGGGGCAGGAGATAGGTGAAATGGGTAAGACCGGTATGTGCACAGGATCAAACTTGCATTTTCAGATTATGGTTAATAAAACACCAACTGATCCAAGGTGCTGGATCCCGGGTGCAAGCAAATTAAAAAAGGGACTTTATGTTAGTCCAGAGGTTGCAAATAAATAA
- a CDS encoding kelch repeat-containing protein, producing MKKLLGLSLILIFALVVFADNNTDAQNQNTMPTLKSPINVGISQEPILGDRSELLFDQAATGYYTFDACQWDSVYPFEAEIADNFSVPFETDVDSLVWWGGYWNGTPTLPVDFWIKIYEDSTGASGPQPKQAPIYVARVSFTEQNLGLYYQYTAKIPPFHAFPGTRYWIEFEPTLLFPPQWGNNCSWPANNPGWGDGQQMYFKSAVFGFPQWVPATTVFGNPHESSFQIYGTTSAPVSYIWDFETGHQGWTHTNGQAFPAGWDVQWSQLHASWACPSPGDSSYWIDSDAAGTVTINDTAYSPAVRPPMNMFLLKFGYSFYWYSGGYSEKLAVGVRVFTGGAWQAPVELRSWQNASSGPAWDSVDVSAYASAESIRVYFAYTNAYWEWYAAFDNVELRGSLPHDVGTIAIAAPGTTVFPNTAINPVATYKNFGQNNETFNCYFKIDSSGTTIYNQFINVTLPAGEDTTLTFPTWTTGPNNGITYNVYAFTALGGDANPSNDTISKTTVTQSSFWKIYSNPMPAPNYYHACVYTDVTGTPTVYSLGGNTGSATNAIYAFNCTNETWTTLSTVLNHATQRCVAAVVDGKIYVIGGGDDSFNALNYNQEFDPVAGTVIDRANLPVGRHFLGAVAWRDTLIYVIGGQSGSTYYNSVDIYNPANNTWTTGTNLPTTNRSFAIGISGDTIFVAGGYNGDYVTNLYIGVINPTNPQSITWSQGPNIPTGPSGTPGRSRVQGACVLGKFYFTGGDDHGVPAYDTWYYDPADNQWHQSLNKPTPISNAQNAVYVPTLNGGTFFCPGGYNTASGTATNATEGLINLGVYGISEKPDAHKINSTFGFASNMSNPTKDAVIVYTLTRTTNVSLKVFDVTGKLVTTLVNGMELAGTRKISWDTKNLANGIYFLKLEAEGKVATHKLILVK from the coding sequence ATGAAGAAATTATTAGGCTTATCATTGATTCTGATTTTTGCATTGGTTGTCTTTGCTGATAACAACACTGATGCACAAAATCAGAATACTATGCCTACATTAAAAAGTCCAATCAATGTAGGTATAAGTCAGGAACCGATTCTCGGTGACCGTAGTGAGTTACTGTTTGACCAGGCAGCAACTGGTTATTATACCTTTGATGCTTGCCAGTGGGATAGTGTCTATCCTTTTGAAGCTGAGATTGCGGATAATTTCAGTGTACCTTTTGAAACAGATGTTGATTCCCTTGTCTGGTGGGGTGGCTACTGGAACGGTACACCTACTCTCCCTGTAGATTTCTGGATAAAGATATATGAAGATAGCACGGGTGCAAGTGGTCCCCAACCAAAGCAGGCCCCTATTTATGTTGCGCGCGTATCATTCACCGAGCAGAATTTAGGTCTGTATTATCAATACACTGCAAAAATTCCACCATTCCACGCTTTTCCCGGAACTCGTTACTGGATTGAATTTGAACCGACGCTACTCTTTCCTCCACAATGGGGGAATAATTGTTCCTGGCCCGCTAATAATCCTGGCTGGGGTGATGGCCAGCAGATGTATTTCAAGAGCGCAGTCTTTGGTTTTCCCCAGTGGGTTCCTGCGACCACAGTCTTTGGCAATCCGCACGAATCCTCATTCCAGATTTATGGAACTACTTCTGCACCAGTCAGTTATATCTGGGATTTTGAGACCGGTCATCAAGGCTGGACTCATACTAATGGTCAAGCATTTCCGGCTGGTTGGGATGTTCAATGGTCACAACTCCACGCATCCTGGGCTTGTCCTTCACCCGGTGATTCATCTTACTGGATTGATAGTGATGCGGCTGGAACGGTTACCATCAATGACACTGCCTATTCCCCTGCGGTTAGACCTCCAATGAATATGTTTTTATTGAAGTTTGGCTACTCCTTTTACTGGTATAGTGGCGGTTATAGTGAGAAATTGGCGGTTGGTGTGCGGGTATTTACTGGCGGTGCCTGGCAGGCACCTGTTGAACTTCGGAGCTGGCAGAATGCAAGTTCAGGGCCAGCCTGGGACTCAGTAGATGTCTCGGCATATGCAAGTGCTGAATCAATAAGGGTTTATTTTGCCTATACCAATGCTTATTGGGAGTGGTATGCGGCATTTGATAATGTAGAACTTAGAGGGAGCTTACCACATGATGTAGGAACAATAGCAATCGCTGCACCTGGCACCACCGTATTTCCGAATACTGCAATCAATCCAGTTGCTACCTACAAGAATTTTGGTCAAAATAATGAAACCTTTAATTGCTACTTCAAAATAGACTCTTCAGGAACAACCATTTATAATCAATTTATAAATGTTACACTTCCTGCTGGTGAAGATACAACATTGACCTTTCCTACCTGGACAACCGGACCAAACAATGGCATCACCTATAATGTATATGCCTTTACAGCTCTCGGTGGTGATGCAAATCCATCCAATGATACAATTTCAAAAACCACAGTTACTCAATCTTCTTTCTGGAAGATATATTCTAATCCAATGCCTGCACCTAATTATTACCATGCCTGTGTCTATACTGATGTTACTGGTACACCAACAGTCTATTCACTTGGTGGGAATACTGGATCTGCAACCAATGCAATTTATGCGTTTAACTGTACCAATGAAACCTGGACAACACTATCAACAGTTCTAAATCACGCAACCCAGAGATGTGTAGCTGCTGTTGTGGATGGTAAGATCTATGTCATAGGTGGCGGTGATGATAGCTTTAATGCCTTGAACTACAATCAGGAATTTGACCCGGTTGCTGGAACTGTTATTGACCGAGCAAATCTCCCTGTTGGTAGACATTTCCTCGGTGCAGTTGCCTGGCGTGATACCCTGATATATGTAATCGGTGGTCAATCTGGTTCAACTTACTACAACAGCGTTGATATCTATAACCCCGCAAATAATACCTGGACAACTGGAACCAACCTGCCAACCACAAATCGCTCATTCGCAATTGGGATTTCTGGTGATACTATATTTGTTGCGGGTGGTTATAATGGCGATTATGTTACAAATTTATACATTGGCGTGATTAACCCAACCAATCCCCAATCTATCACCTGGTCCCAGGGTCCTAATATTCCGACCGGACCATCAGGCACACCTGGCCGCTCAAGGGTTCAGGGTGCTTGTGTCCTTGGCAAGTTCTACTTCACGGGTGGTGATGACCACGGTGTACCTGCCTACGATACCTGGTATTATGACCCAGCAGATAACCAGTGGCATCAGAGTCTTAATAAACCGACTCCAATTTCTAATGCTCAGAATGCAGTCTATGTTCCAACCTTGAATGGTGGTACATTCTTCTGCCCGGGTGGTTACAATACCGCAAGTGGTACAGCAACTAATGCTACAGAAGGTTTAATTAATCTGGGTGTATATGGAATTTCAGAAAAACCTGATGCACATAAGATTAATTCAACCTTTGGTTTTGCATCCAATATGTCCAATCCAACAAAGGATGCAGTAATTGTTTATACCCTTACGAGAACAACCAATGTTTCTCTTAAAGTTTTTGATGTAACCGGCAAACTTGTTACTACACTTGTCAATGGCATGGAATTAGCAGGTACCAGAAAAATCTCTTGGGATACCAAAAATCTTGCAAACGGGATTTACTTCTTGAAACTTGAAGCAGAAGGTAAGGTCGCGACCCACAAACTTATTCTTGTAAAATAG
- a CDS encoding acylphosphatase, with the protein MSYSRVHLYISGRVQGVFFRVHTQELAQRLGITGWVKNLDDGRVEIIAEGKETDLQKLIDWCWQGPPGARVDDVEIVYEEPTSEFRSFDIKYGKW; encoded by the coding sequence ATGAGCTATTCACGCGTTCATTTATATATATCGGGTCGCGTTCAAGGCGTCTTTTTCAGGGTGCATACACAAGAACTTGCGCAAAGACTGGGTATTACTGGTTGGGTGAAGAATCTTGATGATGGCAGGGTAGAAATCATCGCCGAAGGTAAAGAAACTGACCTGCAAAAACTTATTGACTGGTGCTGGCAGGGACCACCGGGTGCAAGGGTTGATGATGTTGAGATAGTTTATGAGGAGCCAACAAGCGAATTTAGAAGTTTTGATATTAAATACGGTAAATGGTGA
- the der gene encoding ribosome biogenesis GTPase Der produces the protein MATVAIVGRKNVGKSSIFNRLVGRRLSIVHETPGVTRDRIYGEVFWRGRIFNLIDTGGFFPEEENILARKIMYQIELALKQADLIYFVVDGRAGLMPAEQEIAELLRRLNKPVYLLINKIDNKSLLPVINEFYKLGFNKVFAVSAEGGIGFGEVLDETIKLLPVIKIKKDTRLIKIAILGRPNAGKSTLLNTIIKEERAVVDEKPGTTRDLVNAQFIFKDKKIEIIDTYGLKKRSRIKEPIEFYSMMRVMHIIDDIDIGIVLFDVTQGVVHEDCHIASLLLSKAKGIIIAPNKIDLLNKQEYRKILHSTIGSFRFVDFAPVVLISAKQNIGIDRLLQVIIDVYSELNKKASTKTLKDLPDSLKPPPNGRILKITQTDTNPPRFRVQTTVQLKENYIQYLRNTIRNYFGFSGVPIIIKTEQTRKNK, from the coding sequence ATGGCTACAGTAGCAATCGTCGGCAGAAAGAATGTCGGTAAATCATCAATATTCAATCGTCTTGTCGGCAGAAGGCTGAGCATAGTCCACGAGACCCCTGGTGTCACAAGAGACAGAATTTATGGAGAAGTCTTCTGGCGGGGAAGGATATTTAATTTGATTGATACCGGTGGTTTCTTTCCTGAGGAAGAAAATATTCTTGCCAGAAAAATTATGTATCAAATTGAACTCGCCTTGAAGCAGGCAGATTTGATATACTTTGTTGTTGATGGCAGGGCGGGATTAATGCCTGCGGAACAGGAAATTGCCGAACTGCTCCGTAGATTAAATAAACCCGTTTATTTGCTTATCAATAAAATTGATAATAAATCGCTCTTGCCTGTAATAAATGAATTTTACAAATTGGGATTTAATAAAGTATTTGCAGTTTCGGCTGAAGGTGGAATTGGTTTTGGTGAGGTGCTTGATGAGACGATAAAATTGTTGCCCGTTATAAAAATTAAAAAAGATACGCGTTTAATAAAAATTGCAATTTTAGGACGACCAAATGCGGGTAAATCTACACTCCTTAATACAATCATCAAGGAAGAGAGGGCAGTGGTTGACGAAAAGCCAGGAACAACAAGGGATCTCGTCAATGCCCAGTTTATATTCAAAGACAAAAAGATTGAAATCATAGATACATACGGGTTAAAAAAACGCTCCCGCATAAAAGAGCCGATAGAATTCTATTCAATGATGCGGGTGATGCATATCATTGATGATATTGACATTGGAATAGTACTATTTGATGTCACCCAGGGTGTGGTTCACGAAGATTGTCACATTGCATCATTATTATTATCAAAGGCAAAAGGTATAATAATTGCGCCGAACAAAATTGATTTATTGAATAAACAGGAATACAGAAAAATCTTACATTCTACGATTGGATCATTTAGGTTCGTTGATTTCGCACCCGTTGTTCTTATTTCAGCAAAACAAAATATTGGCATTGATAGATTACTTCAGGTAATAATTGATGTTTATTCAGAACTCAACAAAAAGGCAAGTACAAAAACCCTTAAGGATTTACCAGATTCACTCAAACCTCCACCGAACGGCCGAATTTTAAAGATAACCCAAACTGACACAAATCCACCAAGATTCAGGGTTCAAACAACAGTCCAATTAAAAGAAAATTATATTCAATATTTGCGCAACACAATAAGAAATTATTTCGGGTTCTCTGGTGTTCCTATAATTATCAAAACTGAACAGACAAGGAAAAATAAATGA